One Streptococcus gallolyticus subsp. gallolyticus DSM 16831 DNA window includes the following coding sequences:
- a CDS encoding TetR/AcrR family transcriptional regulator, with translation MANDNRRANTKKAIQEAMVTLLKTESFDDITTIKIAKEAGISRSSFYTHYKDKFELIDSCQQTLFNQVEYIFEKHEGNKEQAFLEIFEFLKREQLLSALISANGTREFQAFIVNKVRIFINTDFQNRFGREELSPVEKEYSSIYFAYAFFGLCQSWIANGKKESPRQMTNLILKLLPLSL, from the coding sequence ATGGCAAATGATAATCGCAGAGCTAACACCAAAAAAGCCATTCAAGAAGCTATGGTCACCCTTTTAAAGACAGAGAGTTTTGACGACATTACCACCATCAAAATTGCTAAAGAAGCTGGCATTAGCCGTTCAAGTTTCTACACACATTATAAGGATAAATTTGAGTTGATTGATTCCTGCCAACAAACCCTTTTCAATCAAGTTGAATATATTTTTGAAAAACACGAAGGCAATAAAGAACAAGCGTTTTTAGAGATTTTTGAATTTCTAAAACGTGAGCAATTGCTATCTGCCTTAATTTCGGCGAACGGCACGCGGGAATTTCAAGCTTTTATTGTTAATAAGGTGCGCATCTTTATCAACACTGATTTTCAAAATCGTTTTGGGCGTGAGGAACTTTCCCCTGTCGAAAAAGAATACAGTAGTATCTACTTTGCCTATGCCTTTTTTGGTCTCTGCCAATCTTGGATAGCTAATGGCAAAAAAGAATCTCCTCGCCAAATGACTAACCTCATTTTAAAACTTTTACCACTATCACTATAA
- a CDS encoding YhgE/Pip domain-containing protein — MLEELKALIKSPKLWVTMIGVALIPALYNLSFLGSMWDPYGNVDDLPVAVVNQDKSSTLNDQTLSIGDDMVDSMSKNKALDYHFVSAEKAEEGLENGDYYMVITLPEDLSEKAASLLTDDPEKLTINYQTTAGRSFVASKMSESAMTKLKDTVSENITETYTKAVFKSMSSLQDGLQEASDGGNELLSGSQQLESGSQTITDNLNTAASGSQTLADGTATLSSGLTTYTNGVSSLASGANELDGNSAALVSGVAQLKESSAQVQQLVDGANSLTDGLQKLATATTLSAEESANIQSLISGLPQLNAGIQQLNASVSEISTEVDTTKISTALSDIASQAQGILKAEEKDSSARLTAIQETAAYQSLDATQQAELVNALNTSGNSVSQQAQQILTDVQTMETALTELSSSLSSKVTKLQTSVSQIANQSNVALPGAVTALTTLSTGLNQVNTATTTQLVPGSSQIASGISTLNTKLSSGASELLTGVTTYTSGVSQVASGANQLAASNSQLTSGASQLQSGAEELASGSSQLAAGSDTLTSGLTTLTSGISTLTSSLSEASDQLSLVSVTNKNAKLVSNPVSTKETDNDSVKVNGIGMAPYMIAVSLMVVALSTNVIFASSLSGRPVKNRFEWAKQKLFINGLISTVGSLVLYGAIQFLGFEANYEWKTILLIILGGWTLMALVTALVGWDNRYGSFLSLIMLLLQVGSAGGSYPIELSPKFFQVVHPYMPMTYIVTGLRQTISMTGSIGTQVGVLSAFLVAFMVLGLIIYRQPKTEN, encoded by the coding sequence ATGTTAGAAGAATTAAAAGCACTTATAAAAAGTCCAAAACTTTGGGTAACAATGATTGGTGTTGCTCTTATTCCAGCACTTTATAACTTATCTTTCTTGGGTTCTATGTGGGACCCTTACGGAAATGTTGACGATTTGCCAGTAGCAGTTGTCAATCAAGATAAGTCATCAACTTTAAATGACCAAACGCTATCAATCGGTGATGATATGGTGGACAGTATGTCTAAAAATAAAGCTTTAGATTATCACTTTGTTAGCGCAGAAAAAGCAGAAGAGGGTCTGGAAAATGGTGATTACTATATGGTTATCACATTGCCAGAGGATTTATCTGAAAAGGCAGCCAGCCTTTTGACAGATGACCCTGAAAAATTGACAATTAATTATCAAACAACAGCTGGACGTAGCTTTGTCGCTTCTAAAATGAGCGAATCTGCGATGACCAAGCTTAAAGATACTGTTTCTGAAAATATCACAGAAACTTATACAAAAGCTGTATTCAAGAGCATGTCTAGTTTACAAGATGGTTTACAAGAAGCAAGTGACGGTGGCAATGAATTGCTCTCAGGAAGCCAACAGCTTGAATCTGGTAGTCAAACCATTACAGATAACCTCAACACAGCAGCGTCAGGCAGCCAAACTTTAGCAGACGGAACAGCGACACTTTCAAGCGGCTTGACAACTTATACAAACGGCGTGTCAAGTTTAGCGAGTGGAGCAAATGAATTAGATGGTAACTCAGCAGCACTTGTAAGTGGTGTAGCTCAACTAAAAGAAAGTTCTGCACAAGTACAACAATTAGTTGATGGTGCTAATAGTTTAACCGATGGTTTACAGAAGTTAGCAACAGCGACAACACTTTCAGCAGAAGAATCTGCAAATATTCAGTCATTAATTTCAGGTTTACCACAATTAAATGCTGGAATTCAACAATTAAATGCTTCAGTTTCTGAGATTTCTACTGAAGTTGATACTACAAAAATTTCGACTGCTTTAAGTGATATTGCTTCACAAGCTCAGGGAATTTTGAAGGCAGAAGAAAAGGATAGTTCAGCCAGATTGACTGCTATTCAAGAAACAGCTGCTTACCAAAGTTTAGATGCAACACAACAAGCTGAGTTAGTTAATGCATTAAATACTTCAGGAAATAGTGTCAGTCAACAAGCACAGCAAATTTTAACAGATGTTCAAACAATGGAAACTGCTTTAACAGAGTTATCATCATCTTTATCAAGTAAGGTAACTAAGTTACAAACGAGCGTTTCTCAAATTGCAAATCAGTCAAATGTAGCATTACCTGGTGCTGTTACAGCCTTGACAACATTATCTACTGGTTTAAATCAGGTTAATACAGCTACTACAACACAACTTGTCCCTGGAAGTAGTCAAATTGCTTCAGGAATCTCAACGCTTAATACTAAACTAAGTAGTGGCGCAAGCGAATTGTTGACAGGGGTAACAACTTATACAAGTGGTGTTTCCCAAGTAGCTTCTGGTGCTAATCAATTGGCTGCTAGCAATAGTCAGTTGACAAGTGGAGCTTCTCAATTGCAATCTGGTGCGGAAGAATTGGCTTCTGGTTCAAGTCAGTTAGCTGCTGGTAGTGATACGTTGACAAGTGGCTTGACAACATTGACAAGTGGTATTTCAACATTGACATCATCACTTTCAGAGGCAAGTGACCAACTATCACTCGTTTCTGTAACAAATAAGAATGCTAAATTGGTTTCTAACCCTGTATCAACAAAAGAAACAGATAATGATAGCGTGAAAGTAAATGGTATTGGTATGGCACCTTACATGATTGCAGTATCACTTATGGTAGTTGCCCTTTCAACGAACGTTATCTTTGCAAGCTCATTGTCAGGACGTCCTGTGAAAAATCGTTTTGAATGGGCAAAACAAAAACTCTTTATTAATGGATTGATTTCAACGGTTGGTTCATTAGTATTGTATGGTGCTATTCAATTCCTTGGATTTGAGGCTAACTACGAATGGAAAACAATCCTCCTTATCATCTTAGGTGGTTGGACGTTAATGGCTCTTGTAACGGCTCTAGTTGGTTGGGATAATCGTTATGGCTCATTCCTATCACTTATTATGCTATTGCTTCAAGTCGGTTCTGCAGGTGGTTCATATCCAATCGAGCTTAGTCCTAAGTTCTTCCAAGTTGTTCACCCATATATGCCAATGACTTACATTGTAACGGGCTTACGTCAAACCATTTCGATGACAGGTTCAATTGGTACACAAGTCGGTGTTCTTTCAGCATTCCTTGTTGCTTTCATGGTACTTGGACTTATCATTTACAGACAACCAAAAACAGAAAATTAA